A stretch of the Saccharolobus caldissimus genome encodes the following:
- a CDS encoding oxidase, which produces MDRKEKFELYWIVYVIILFAIVIGTTAPLVPTVGGNPTSVQAGSVIPLAAVSDGKVIQGILYAHQYYFAIEERGGGIDSSELGSPFYYNVMIAHPGEYINLTMYAAPHTATTNFYFPEYGTHVDDVQIVPGLVQYAPIVVPNVTGAYAFLNGEYDGPWFSYQEGLLLVLPYQGYMSPSDVNTYIVKTHIAQSNALVGDPYNPPIIVYNNTMSPVINLVANEYALFNNSIPGPTIIVLANSTMTINMYIPMPDNDHNFLYNYSATGIPYVVNNVYIGIYAVWWNGTITPVKQVPIKYNTTISFTVKALAPAYLYGLITPVLYNYNFMDMSNTLTGEQMGYVMGLWGAILVEG; this is translated from the coding sequence ATGGATAGGAAGGAAAAATTTGAATTATATTGGATTGTGTATGTTATAATTCTATTCGCAATAGTAATAGGCACTACGGCTCCTTTAGTACCTACTGTTGGTGGTAATCCTACGTCTGTTCAAGCTGGTAGCGTCATTCCTTTAGCGGCTGTATCTGATGGTAAGGTCATCCAAGGTATTTTATATGCTCATCAGTATTATTTTGCAATAGAAGAGAGAGGAGGCGGTATAGATTCCAGCGAGTTAGGCAGCCCGTTTTATTATAATGTTATGATAGCTCACCCTGGAGAGTATATTAACTTAACGATGTATGCTGCTCCTCATACTGCCACTACTAATTTCTATTTCCCAGAATATGGCACTCATGTTGATGATGTCCAAATAGTACCTGGTTTAGTTCAATATGCGCCGATAGTAGTTCCCAACGTTACTGGGGCTTACGCGTTCTTAAATGGGGAATATGATGGGCCTTGGTTTAGTTATCAAGAGGGATTATTATTAGTATTACCTTATCAAGGCTATATGTCGCCTTCTGATGTTAACACTTATATAGTAAAAACACACATAGCCCAATCTAATGCACTAGTTGGAGATCCATACAATCCTCCGATAATTGTTTATAATAATACTATGAGTCCAGTAATTAATCTTGTCGCTAATGAGTATGCTTTATTTAATAATTCGATTCCAGGACCTACAATTATAGTTTTAGCTAATTCTACAATGACTATTAATATGTATATTCCTATGCCCGACAATGATCATAATTTCCTTTATAATTATTCTGCTACTGGAATTCCTTATGTCGTGAATAATGTATATATAGGCATATATGCTGTTTGGTGGAATGGGACAATCACTCCAGTTAAACAAGTTCCAATAAAATACAATACTACAATTAGCTTTACTGTAAAAGCTTTAGCCCCAGCATATTTATACGGATTAATTACTCCAGTTCTATACAATTATAATTTCATGGATATGTCTAACACTTTGACTGGCGAGCAAATGGGTTACGTAATGGGATTATGGGGAGCTATTCTAGTTGAGGGGTGA
- a CDS encoding ABC transporter ATP-binding protein gives MSNGIAIEVKDLHKSFKDREVLKGISFTVNKGEIFSLLGPNGAGKTTTVKILSCILKPNKGYVRVLEYKVPEECNKIRQNIGVLPQDYQGFIDLTVRENLEYFVRLYGEDKSKVNELISMFNLEEVENQKLRYLSGGYIRRVGLASAFSGNQKIIFLDEPTVGLDPKARRDFWELLKTMKSKGITIFLTTHYLDEAEKLSDRVAVLYKGKLIKVSTSKELLNEFKAENLEDAYLELINSLDDKNE, from the coding sequence ATGAGTAATGGTATAGCTATTGAAGTTAAAGACTTACACAAAAGCTTTAAGGATAGAGAGGTGTTAAAAGGGATCTCTTTTACTGTAAATAAAGGAGAAATATTTTCACTATTAGGTCCAAACGGTGCAGGAAAAACTACTACAGTGAAAATTTTATCTTGTATATTAAAACCTAATAAAGGATACGTAAGAGTATTAGAATATAAGGTCCCAGAGGAGTGCAACAAAATTAGACAAAATATAGGAGTATTACCACAAGATTATCAGGGTTTTATAGACTTAACTGTGAGAGAGAACCTAGAGTATTTCGTAAGATTGTATGGGGAAGATAAAAGTAAAGTTAATGAGCTTATTTCAATGTTTAATCTAGAAGAAGTAGAAAATCAAAAACTAAGATACTTATCTGGAGGATATATAAGGAGAGTAGGTTTAGCCTCTGCATTCTCTGGAAATCAAAAGATTATATTTCTAGATGAGCCGACCGTAGGCTTAGATCCTAAGGCTAGGAGGGACTTTTGGGAATTGTTAAAAACAATGAAAAGTAAGGGAATTACAATATTTTTAACAACACATTATCTTGACGAGGCTGAAAAACTTTCGGATAGAGTTGCAGTTCTATATAAAGGAAAGTTGATTAAAGTTTCTACATCTAAAGAGCTCCTAAACGAATTTAAAGCTGAGAATCTAGAAGATGCATATCTAGAATTGATAAATTCTTTGGATGATAAAAATGAATAG
- a CDS encoding PadR family transcriptional regulator gives MYWHHRRGLKWLILYVLSKGPMTGAQIMDEIEKMSYGMWRPSPGSVYPALDALEAEGLIRISKVDGWKKYYELTNEGRKVIGVFSEEDKIKEAISQLEFSARYIIENSEKLSSEDKMRVKNILNELMKVL, from the coding sequence GTGTATTGGCATCATAGAAGAGGTTTAAAGTGGCTAATATTATATGTATTATCTAAAGGACCTATGACTGGTGCTCAAATAATGGATGAAATAGAGAAAATGAGTTATGGTATGTGGAGACCCTCTCCTGGTTCAGTATATCCAGCGTTGGATGCCTTAGAGGCTGAAGGACTAATAAGGATATCTAAAGTTGATGGATGGAAAAAGTATTATGAGCTTACTAATGAAGGTAGAAAAGTTATAGGTGTGTTTTCTGAGGAAGATAAAATAAAGGAGGCAATTTCACAGTTAGAATTCTCTGCTAGGTATATAATTGAGAATTCTGAAAAGCTCTCTAGTGAAGATAAGATGAGAGTAAAGAACATTTTAAATGAATTAATGAAAGTACTATAA
- a CDS encoding ABC transporter permease: protein MNRIILTVSALVKDNLRNRFVIFWVIVFPVLLTLLFSLVFGGFSTYFHVMVVVQGNENLAKFLNTTDIFQGITNVSLTYAMKHNYIYLKVNGTTFIIYASKQNQQFIPTLEAIVREYYQQDVNNNLHFNVAKITNYTYYDYLISGMIGIVSLSNGVLGIIGVSAGYYRDRLVERLAASPLRSYEWVISLIIYVIIITIISTITVIILGIIFNFIPIISLSFIGFIILSTLLFGGLGAIIYGLTPKDKIFLSEIISNILIFPLMFLSNAFFPSNVYPQYIREFVQYQPLSDIITVIRDFTIYGTLPSMSTILIIVILTIIFIYTGGKLLKLREID from the coding sequence ATGAATAGAATAATTCTTACTGTCTCTGCTTTAGTTAAGGACAATTTAAGAAATAGATTTGTAATATTTTGGGTTATTGTATTTCCAGTATTATTGACACTACTATTCAGCCTAGTATTTGGAGGTTTCAGTACCTATTTCCATGTAATGGTAGTAGTCCAAGGAAACGAGAATTTAGCTAAATTCCTTAATACGACAGATATCTTTCAAGGAATAACAAACGTTTCATTAACCTATGCCATGAAGCATAACTATATATACTTAAAAGTTAACGGAACAACCTTCATAATATATGCTAGTAAGCAAAATCAGCAATTCATACCTACATTAGAAGCTATTGTAAGGGAGTATTATCAACAAGATGTCAACAATAACTTACATTTCAATGTAGCTAAAATTACTAACTATACGTATTACGATTATTTAATTTCGGGTATGATAGGTATAGTTTCCCTCTCAAATGGAGTACTTGGAATAATAGGAGTTTCTGCAGGTTATTATAGGGATAGATTAGTTGAAAGACTCGCAGCTTCTCCTTTAAGAAGTTATGAGTGGGTTATTTCATTAATAATATACGTAATTATTATAACAATAATATCTACAATTACAGTCATCATTCTTGGTATAATTTTTAACTTCATACCAATAATATCACTATCATTTATAGGTTTTATTATCCTTTCAACACTATTATTCGGAGGATTAGGAGCTATAATTTACGGATTAACACCTAAGGATAAAATCTTCTTGTCAGAGATAATATCTAACATCTTAATATTCCCCTTGATGTTCCTAAGTAACGCCTTCTTTCCTTCAAATGTGTACCCACAATATATACGTGAATTCGTTCAATATCAACCTTTATCAGATATTATAACAGTCATAAGAGACTTCACTATATATGGTACACTACCTAGCATGTCAACTATATTAATAATCGTAATATTAACAATAATTTTCATCTATACTGGCGGAAAATTGCTAAAACTCAGAGAGATTGACTAA
- a CDS encoding enoyl-CoA hydratase/isomerase family protein, with protein MGIEVEEHEKYFLLKFSPYEEKYNLFNIRFMTEMIDTLSFLSENKSKKFLIIRGEDNFGAGADIKELLKATEDHEFAITFFTYMREIFHKLLDINKIVISQVKKIAYGASMELLLLSDYVISEKDVKFAAPGVKLGVFPPVLSSIGSFIIGYNNVKRLAMLGEVINADEAKSIGLVHIISDNFDKDTATLINNLIKSSPSSLLYVKRNMLRPFRQYMDKAFEDLIVQIQSEEAREGILSFINKTNPPWFSQSL; from the coding sequence ATGGGCATAGAGGTCGAAGAGCACGAGAAATACTTTTTATTAAAATTCTCACCTTACGAGGAAAAATATAATTTGTTTAACATAAGATTTATGACTGAAATGATAGATACTTTATCTTTTTTGAGTGAGAATAAGTCTAAGAAGTTTCTCATAATTAGAGGTGAGGATAATTTTGGGGCGGGGGCTGACATTAAAGAGTTATTAAAAGCTACAGAAGATCACGAATTTGCTATTACTTTTTTCACTTATATGAGAGAAATCTTTCATAAATTATTGGATATAAATAAAATTGTAATATCGCAAGTTAAGAAAATCGCCTATGGCGCTTCAATGGAGTTGTTGTTATTATCCGATTACGTAATATCGGAAAAGGATGTAAAGTTTGCAGCACCTGGGGTTAAGTTAGGAGTTTTTCCTCCGGTTTTATCTTCTATTGGTTCTTTTATAATAGGTTATAACAATGTTAAACGATTGGCAATGTTAGGTGAAGTAATCAACGCTGATGAGGCTAAATCTATTGGGTTAGTTCACATAATTAGTGATAATTTTGACAAAGATACTGCAACTTTAATTAATAACCTTATTAAATCTTCTCCTTCATCTCTATTATACGTTAAGAGGAATATGCTTAGGCCGTTTAGGCAATATATGGATAAGGCTTTTGAGGATCTTATAGTTCAAATTCAGAGCGAGGAGGCTAGAGAGGGAATTCTTAGCTTTATAAATAAGACTAATCCTCCATGGTTTAGTCAATCTCTCTGA
- a CDS encoding MFS transporter, whose translation MANYKLALAALLMIFLFSALAIYSISFVLPKFIAKFGDFASFAIPLSWIGGAIGGLLMGIFGDTKGKRLSLLISILLFVFPIIGNIIVNNIVIFYVIWFLIGYGVNAVNGISYVYAAELSPLNIRGLIGSIMQGLYFLGAIMGLLISFATRESLFLYYMIIFVLSIISIPLWFLIPESKWRAKFSFRISRDMIKVTIFGSLFSIGAFLLLVPLVSLSFTLFSILRVNVYAIILAGFIIGMIGFTVAGSISDRIGRKTASYVFAGISVLASLLFFFGVNYTYLILSSFILLMLGSSFFAYFGIWMSEVYPINFKATGTNVTLFLGRLLGGGFGVTLVLLLPLGLERDLSLTALISSIIVLLSATQLPETVKTK comes from the coding sequence ATGGCTAATTATAAGCTAGCTTTAGCAGCATTACTAATGATTTTCTTGTTTTCTGCTTTAGCAATTTATTCCATTAGTTTTGTATTACCGAAATTTATAGCTAAATTCGGGGATTTTGCATCATTTGCAATTCCTTTAAGCTGGATAGGGGGTGCTATAGGTGGATTATTAATGGGTATTTTCGGTGATACTAAGGGTAAGAGACTATCATTATTAATTTCGATATTACTATTTGTTTTTCCTATCATAGGAAATATAATTGTAAATAATATTGTGATCTTCTATGTTATCTGGTTTTTAATAGGTTATGGGGTTAATGCAGTCAACGGAATTAGTTACGTATATGCGGCTGAATTATCGCCTTTAAACATTAGGGGACTCATTGGAAGCATAATGCAGGGACTTTATTTCCTTGGCGCGATAATGGGATTATTAATTTCCTTTGCTACTAGGGAATCACTTTTCTTATATTATATGATAATTTTCGTATTATCAATAATAAGTATACCATTATGGTTTCTCATACCCGAGTCTAAGTGGAGGGCAAAGTTCAGTTTTAGAATTTCTAGAGATATGATTAAAGTTACAATATTTGGCTCCCTATTTTCAATCGGAGCTTTTCTTTTACTAGTACCCTTAGTTTCTTTGAGCTTTACACTTTTCTCTATCTTGAGGGTTAACGTTTACGCTATTATCTTAGCTGGTTTTATAATAGGGATGATAGGATTTACAGTTGCAGGTAGTATTTCTGATAGAATTGGAAGGAAGACTGCAAGTTATGTGTTTGCTGGAATAAGTGTTTTAGCATCACTGCTTTTCTTTTTTGGCGTAAATTATACGTATTTAATATTGTCCTCTTTTATCCTTTTAATGTTAGGCTCTTCTTTCTTCGCTTACTTTGGAATTTGGATGAGCGAGGTCTATCCTATTAATTTTAAAGCTACGGGGACTAACGTAACGTTATTTTTAGGTAGATTATTAGGAGGAGGCTTTGGAGTTACATTAGTTTTATTATTACCTTTAGGTCTAGAAAGAGATCTCTCATTAACCGCCTTAATTTCCTCAATAATTGTTCTTTTATCGGCAACTCAGTTGCCAGAAACTGTTAAGACTAAATAA
- a CDS encoding AIR synthase family protein — translation MNFGKVPINKFIYNLPIGDCILCPSIGEDAGVIEVNGKYLIIHSDPITETRGDAGFLSVAVACNDINMKGVKCKWVLTTILLSDISHLESTISGISEACNIIGCKVIGGHTEVTSGIDKDIVITTAMSSSNSFLNYNNVKPGMKVILVGSPAIEGTWILAKDYESILLQKGISKQVIESARRFKYDIIVENKALKVSHYAVAMHDATEGGVMQALFEVAKASGYTVSVDLSKVKLRYETSVITKALGIDPFRLISSGAFIVVSEKADEIIGLLDEVYVLGEVRKGDPVLEVKGLGIFNEDFEEELVRFESGNISWR, via the coding sequence GTGAATTTCGGTAAAGTTCCTATCAATAAATTTATTTATAATCTACCAATTGGAGACTGCATATTATGTCCTTCTATAGGAGAAGATGCTGGTGTTATTGAAGTCAATGGTAAATATTTGATAATTCATTCAGATCCTATTACTGAGACTAGAGGAGATGCTGGATTCCTCTCAGTAGCTGTTGCTTGTAACGATATTAATATGAAGGGTGTTAAATGTAAATGGGTACTTACTACTATTTTGCTTTCTGATATTTCTCATTTGGAAAGTACAATATCTGGTATTTCTGAAGCTTGTAACATAATAGGTTGTAAAGTTATAGGTGGTCATACGGAAGTTACTAGTGGAATAGATAAGGATATTGTAATAACTACTGCAATGTCTTCATCTAATAGCTTTTTAAATTATAATAATGTAAAACCTGGGATGAAGGTTATTCTGGTAGGTAGTCCTGCCATAGAAGGTACGTGGATATTAGCTAAAGATTACGAGTCCATATTACTACAAAAGGGTATTAGTAAGCAAGTTATAGAAAGTGCAAGGAGGTTTAAATATGATATAATAGTTGAAAATAAGGCCTTGAAGGTATCCCACTATGCTGTTGCAATGCATGATGCTACAGAAGGCGGTGTAATGCAAGCTCTATTTGAGGTAGCTAAAGCTTCTGGTTATACTGTGTCAGTTGATTTAAGTAAGGTTAAGTTAAGATATGAGACTTCAGTTATAACTAAGGCATTAGGTATTGATCCATTTAGATTAATATCTTCCGGTGCTTTTATAGTAGTTTCCGAAAAAGCTGATGAAATAATTGGTCTATTAGATGAAGTATATGTGTTAGGTGAGGTAAGAAAGGGGGATCCAGTTTTAGAAGTTAAGGGATTAGGCATTTTTAATGAGGATTTTGAGG
- a CDS encoding MraY family glycosyltransferase — MPPLALIASALIALIVGYLSTLWVINQAKKSGFVGKDINKINKPEVPLMGGIGIIAGFIAGSFSLLITDTRSERVIPAVILSSLLIAFLGLLDDIFNIRQAIRAFLPLFASVPLIVYSVGHSVISIPFIGPINFGIFYYVIIIPFALTITSNAFNMLEGLNGLGAGMGIIMLSALAYIGLTHKGATYQAGLIALIAVFSLLGFLLLNKYPAKVFPGNIGTYFIGALIGAIGIAGYMYTALAVLYIPYVIEFILKARTRFKGISFGKVDDEGKLYWDEKPHSLTHVIMKLGRFKEYQIVMILWLIEALFAVLAVYLQITTIII; from the coding sequence ATGCCTCCCTTAGCCCTTATAGCTTCAGCTCTAATAGCATTAATAGTAGGTTATTTATCAACTTTATGGGTTATTAATCAAGCTAAAAAGAGCGGATTTGTAGGGAAAGACATTAACAAGATTAATAAACCAGAAGTCCCTTTAATGGGGGGAATAGGCATAATTGCAGGATTCATAGCAGGGTCTTTTTCATTATTAATAACAGATACTAGAAGTGAGAGGGTAATTCCAGCGGTAATATTGTCCTCATTACTAATAGCATTTTTAGGACTATTAGACGATATCTTTAACATTAGGCAAGCTATAAGGGCGTTCTTACCCTTATTTGCTTCAGTACCGTTAATAGTATATAGCGTAGGGCATTCAGTAATCTCCATACCTTTCATAGGGCCGATAAATTTCGGTATTTTCTACTACGTGATAATTATACCATTTGCCTTAACTATAACATCTAATGCTTTTAACATGCTAGAAGGTTTAAACGGATTAGGTGCTGGAATGGGCATTATAATGCTTTCAGCATTAGCATATATCGGGTTAACTCATAAAGGTGCAACATATCAAGCTGGTCTAATAGCACTTATAGCAGTCTTTTCACTTCTCGGGTTTTTATTATTAAATAAGTACCCAGCTAAGGTATTCCCAGGAAATATAGGAACTTACTTCATAGGAGCATTAATAGGAGCTATTGGAATTGCAGGGTATATGTATACTGCACTTGCAGTCCTGTATATACCTTATGTCATAGAATTCATTCTTAAAGCTAGAACAAGATTTAAGGGCATTTCATTTGGGAAAGTGGACGACGAGGGCAAGTTATACTGGGATGAGAAACCCCACTCATTAACTCACGTCATAATGAAATTAGGCAGATTCAAAGAATATCAAATCGTCATGATACTATGGCTAATAGAGGCTCTCTTTGCAGTATTAGCTGTCTACTTACAAATTACAACTATAATTATTTAG
- a CDS encoding SRPBCC family protein has product MIRFSVSKEMNCDPSIVWEIVKNVNSFPKYWHGTRELNIKEIRKNVYEGTIRFVFPTSGKVRISIYDNERKIIIEYLDGPFTGRSVIKVENRAIISEWEVNMKGFYKLFEKWNKKHFKEGTINALERIITEANKNLSSR; this is encoded by the coding sequence ATGATAAGATTTAGTGTCAGTAAGGAAATGAATTGTGACCCTTCTATAGTGTGGGAAATAGTTAAAAACGTTAATTCATTTCCTAAGTATTGGCATGGCACGAGAGAATTAAACATTAAGGAAATTAGGAAGAATGTTTATGAGGGTACTATAAGATTTGTGTTTCCCACAAGTGGAAAAGTTAGAATTAGCATCTATGACAACGAAAGAAAGATTATAATAGAATATCTAGATGGGCCTTTTACTGGTAGAAGTGTGATTAAAGTTGAGAATAGAGCAATAATTTCAGAATGGGAGGTTAATATGAAAGGTTTTTACAAGTTATTTGAAAAGTGGAATAAAAAACACTTTAAAGAAGGCACAATTAATGCCTTAGAGAGGATAATAACTGAGGCTAATAAAAATCTATCATCAAGATAG
- a CDS encoding AbrB/MazE/SpoVT family DNA-binding domain-containing protein, whose amino-acid sequence MAVEEIVKVSRNYQVTIPAKVRQKFQIKEGDLVKVTYDESEGVVKIQLLKEPWK is encoded by the coding sequence ATGGCAGTAGAAGAGATAGTAAAAGTATCTAGAAACTATCAAGTTACTATACCAGCTAAAGTAAGACAAAAATTCCAGATTAAAGAAGGGGATTTAGTAAAAGTAACGTATGATGAAAGTGAAGGAGTAGTAAAAATACAGTTACTTAAAGAACCATGGAAGTAG
- a CDS encoding TatD family hydrolase: MLVDSHAHIDTKEFDIDRDSIVNECQILIVNAGVDIESNLKTIEMSKKYKNIIPAIGFHPEFVKNKQNEVEKCLELTKYGKIISEVGIDYFWIKDTEYRKKQIEILQRFLQIAEKESKPVILHVRGGMNDLLEILPSYKIKFVIHAFEGSIKIANKILDLNGMLSFPPIIVRDKNRQIIAKEIPIENILTETDSPFMSAEKMSRNKPCNVNIVIKQLSKLKGIEEKEIEEKIYKNFLFLLRDTTR, translated from the coding sequence ATGTTAGTAGATTCTCACGCTCATATAGACACAAAGGAATTTGATATAGATAGAGATTCAATTGTAAATGAGTGCCAGATCTTAATAGTAAATGCTGGAGTAGATATAGAGAGTAATTTAAAAACAATAGAAATGTCAAAAAAATATAAAAATATAATACCCGCAATTGGCTTTCACCCAGAATTTGTGAAAAATAAGCAAAATGAAGTAGAAAAATGCTTAGAGCTAACTAAGTACGGAAAAATAATTAGTGAAGTAGGAATAGACTATTTTTGGATAAAAGATACTGAATATAGAAAAAAGCAAATAGAAATTCTACAGAGATTTTTGCAAATAGCTGAAAAAGAATCAAAACCAGTAATACTACACGTAAGAGGTGGAATGAACGATCTTTTAGAAATACTTCCTTCATACAAAATTAAATTCGTAATACACGCATTTGAAGGAAGCATCAAAATCGCAAATAAAATATTGGATCTTAACGGTATGTTATCATTCCCACCAATAATTGTAAGAGATAAGAATAGACAAATCATAGCAAAAGAAATACCAATAGAAAATATACTAACCGAAACTGACTCTCCCTTCATGTCTGCTGAAAAAATGAGCAGAAACAAGCCATGCAATGTAAACATTGTAATTAAACAATTGAGCAAATTAAAAGGGATTGAAGAAAAAGAGATTGAAGAAAAAATATATAAAAACTTTCTATTCCTCCTTAGAGATACAACACGATAG
- the lrs14 gene encoding HTH-type transcriptional regulator Lrs14, whose translation MSETQLSEGARIKLPSGKDAGLVDILSFCYGLSETDVTVLLALMKGDARGTEELESDLKLSKASINRSLNKLLEMGLVMRIKEPGNKAGRPRYLYKARDYAELKAKMLNDIKDCADKMGQLVEKEFKPL comes from the coding sequence ATGTCTGAAACCCAATTAAGTGAAGGAGCTCGAATAAAGTTACCATCTGGAAAGGATGCTGGTCTTGTAGATATTTTGTCATTTTGCTATGGTCTATCTGAGACTGATGTTACTGTCTTGCTGGCATTAATGAAGGGCGACGCTAGAGGAACAGAAGAGTTAGAAAGTGATCTCAAACTATCAAAGGCCTCTATAAATAGAAGTCTGAATAAATTATTGGAAATGGGTTTAGTAATGAGGATAAAGGAGCCTGGTAATAAGGCTGGCAGGCCTAGATATTTATACAAGGCTAGGGATTATGCTGAGTTAAAGGCTAAAATGCTTAATGATATAAAGGATTGTGCTGATAAGATGGGACAATTAGTTGAGAAAGAGTTCAAGCCCTTGTGA
- a CDS encoding cbb3-type cytochrome c oxidase subunit I, with translation MGLKDVIVDLFQLDKDWTTRIVMGMLVLGVIWGLLGVIDSLMVRLDEAAWGLSANLIFTPQEYFAGITLHAERDLFGFAQQVIYAIFIYFTIKLLNIEPRAKWMLNLGFILINISMMLMEGPILIVPAAGFDNYFSATIWYYLSPLGIPGYSMYVVSPLFFWGWILLDAFTYIDGFWIVYHYYLASKNMKEKLPVPLVYFLMVTLMFMIGYSGVTAADVWDVLAFYHLVGLDPIANQIAFWIFGHAIVYMAWVPAVGALYLLIPMLANKPLYSDRMGRISALLYLIFSNNVPIHHLYMVNLPVALKLLQEVLTYSVVIPSMMTFFNLWATAKGANVNWNIITAWTVTSFAGAIAAGVTGIANATVSFDSIVHNTDWVVGHFHAMILWSIVPAAWAVLYIMITMMSGRMWFSRLMSWIHYIGYMIGTTLLIIGFELIGFYGVVRRAEIYPRVPGLIDAEVMATVGAIIAQLATLVWFLNLVMTLVKGRIIRTEGLSLLQIAGTVAASLEWPTELPLFAPSINFIKSHVSKYSTNKKALTSMIFIAILGGILIIASAFALAFAGNGYTIQTWIWIAILTLGIILSAVGSLKGMKSI, from the coding sequence ATGGGACTTAAAGATGTTATTGTTGATCTTTTCCAACTTGATAAAGATTGGACTACAAGGATTGTAATGGGCATGTTAGTTTTAGGAGTTATATGGGGTCTTTTAGGAGTTATAGATTCTTTAATGGTAAGATTAGACGAAGCAGCTTGGGGTCTTTCAGCTAATTTAATCTTTACTCCTCAAGAGTATTTCGCAGGTATAACGTTACATGCAGAAAGGGATTTATTCGGGTTTGCTCAACAAGTAATTTATGCAATATTTATTTACTTTACTATAAAATTACTTAATATAGAACCTAGGGCTAAATGGATGCTAAATTTAGGTTTTATACTTATTAATATTTCCATGATGTTAATGGAAGGTCCAATATTAATTGTACCAGCTGCTGGCTTTGATAACTATTTTTCTGCAACCATATGGTATTACCTTTCACCCTTAGGAATTCCAGGTTATTCAATGTATGTAGTTAGTCCTTTATTCTTCTGGGGTTGGATACTTTTAGATGCATTTACCTATATTGATGGTTTCTGGATCGTTTATCATTACTACTTAGCTAGCAAGAACATGAAGGAGAAATTGCCAGTTCCTTTAGTATATTTCTTAATGGTTACTTTAATGTTCATGATAGGCTATTCTGGTGTTACTGCCGCTGATGTTTGGGACGTTTTGGCTTTCTATCATTTAGTTGGCTTAGATCCTATAGCTAACCAAATAGCTTTCTGGATATTTGGGCATGCTATAGTTTACATGGCCTGGGTGCCTGCTGTTGGAGCTTTATATTTACTTATACCTATGTTAGCAAATAAGCCTTTATATAGTGATAGAATGGGTAGGATATCTGCATTATTATACTTAATTTTCTCTAATAATGTTCCAATTCATCACTTATATATGGTAAATCTGCCAGTTGCGTTAAAGCTTTTACAAGAAGTATTAACGTATAGTGTAGTTATTCCCTCAATGATGACCTTCTTCAATTTATGGGCTACTGCTAAGGGTGCTAATGTTAACTGGAATATTATTACAGCCTGGACTGTTACCTCGTTTGCTGGTGCTATAGCTGCAGGTGTCACGGGTATAGCTAATGCGACTGTTAGTTTTGATTCAATAGTTCATAATACGGATTGGGTAGTTGGGCATTTCCATGCGATGATATTGTGGTCAATAGTTCCAGCAGCGTGGGCTGTATTATATATAATGATAACAATGATGTCTGGAAGGATGTGGTTCTCTAGGCTTATGTCATGGATTCATTATATTGGTTATATGATAGGTACAACACTTTTAATAATAGGATTTGAACTAATAGGATTTTACGGTGTTGTAAGAAGAGCTGAAATTTACCCAAGAGTTCCTGGTCTTATTGATGCTGAAGTGATGGCTACTGTTGGTGCTATTATAGCTCAATTAGCAACATTAGTGTGGTTTTTAAACTTAGTAATGACTTTAGTTAAAGGAAGAATTATAAGAACAGAAGGTTTATCATTATTACAAATAGCTGGAACAGTTGCGGCAAGTTTAGAATGGCCAACAGAGTTACCTTTATTTGCTCCTTCCATCAACTTTATTAAATCTCATGTAAGTAAGTACAGCACCAATAAGAAAGCTCTAACGTCGATGATCTTTATAGCTATACTTGGAGGTATACTTATAATTGCAAGTGCATTCGCTTTAGCTTTTGCTGGAAATGGATACACAATACAAACATGGATATGGATAGCTATACTTACTTTAGGTATTATTTTATCAGCTGTTGGTTCCCTTAAGGGTATGAAATCTATATAG